From a single Apium graveolens cultivar Ventura chromosome 2, ASM990537v1, whole genome shotgun sequence genomic region:
- the LOC141708694 gene encoding gibberellin receptor GID1B-like, translating to MAGSNEVNVNESKRVVPLNTWILISNFKLAYNMLRRPDGTFNRDLAEFLDRKVPANTIPVNGVYSFDVIDRVTNLLNRVYRSAPDNETQRGIIDLEKPLSTTEIVPVIIFFHGGSFAHSSSNSAIYDTFCRRLVGICNAVVVSVNYRRSPEYRYPCAYDDGWTALQWVHSRPWLKSGKDSKVHVYLAGDSSGGNIAHHVAVKAAESGVEVLGNILLHPFFGGQERKDSETRLDGRYFMTLRDRDWYWRAYLPEGEDRDHPACNIFGPRSKSMKGLQNFPKSLVCVAGLDLVQDWQLGYVDGLKEAGQEVELLFLNEATIGFYFLPNNDHFYTLMEKIKDFVNQDCQ from the exons ATGGCTGGCAGTAATGAAGTGAATGTTAATGAATCTAAG AGAGTTGTTCCTTTGAATACATGGATTTTGATTTCTAATTTTAAACTAGCATACAACATGCTTCGACGTCCTGATGGCACATTCAATCGTGATTTGGCTGAGTTTCTTGATCGGAAGGTTCCTGCCAATACGATTCCTGTTAATGGGGTTTACTCGTTTGATGTTATTGATCGCGTCACCAACCTTCTCAATCGTGTTTATAGGTCAGCCCCAGACAATGAAACTCAACGGGGCATCATTGATCTTGAAAAGCCGTTAAGTACCACTGAAATTGTGCCTGTTATTATCTTTTTTCATGGAGGAAGCTTTGCCCATTCGTCTTCTAACAGTGCGATATATGATACCTTCTGTCGTCGCCTTGTTGGCATTTGCAACGCAGTTGTTGTTTCAGTAAATTACAGGCGATCCCCTGAATATCGGTATCCGTGTGCTTATGATGATGGGTGGACAGCTCTTCAGTGGGTTCATTCAAGACCGTGGCTTAAAAGTGGGAAGGACTCTAAAGTTCATGTTTATTTAGCTGGTGATAGTTCTGGTGGAAATATTGCTCATCATGTTGCTGTAAAGGCTGCCGAGTCGGGAGTTGAAGTCCTGGGCAATATACTTCTTCATCCATTCTTTGGTGGCCAGGAGCGAAAGGATTCCGAGACAAGATTGGATGGAAGGTATTTCATGACACTTCGAGATAGGGATTGGTACTGGAGAGCATATCTACCCGAAGGTGAAGATAGAGACCATCCAGCGTGTAATATATTTGGTCCTAGGTCTAAGAGCATGAAAGGACTTCAGAATTTTCCAAAAAGTTTAGTTTGTGTGGCTGGTTTGGATCTTGTTCAAGATTGGCAATTGGGTTATGTAGATGGCCTGAAGGAAGCCGGGCAGGAAGTGGAGCTTCTATTTCTAAACGAGGCCACAATTGGTTTCTACTTCTTGCCGAACAATGACCATTTCTATACTCTAATGGAGAAGATAAAGGACTTTGTTAATCAAGACTGTCAATAG